The Dioscorea cayenensis subsp. rotundata cultivar TDr96_F1 chromosome 19, TDr96_F1_v2_PseudoChromosome.rev07_lg8_w22 25.fasta, whole genome shotgun sequence genome includes a window with the following:
- the LOC120249318 gene encoding ent-kaur-16-ene synthase, chloroplastic-like has product MDPLTWINYLNIYILFKMFVLISTEIWQFRNEIKSILDQTYRGWVQKDEDFMSNVSTCALACRLLRMDGYDVTSEYLAQYEERNSVDNSMEGYKIDVNAVLELFKASHVKIFPPEEVLDKLNSWTSHFLREELSTFMTNDLQNVFKEVDYALKFPLYANLDRLEHKRNIEQSRIEDFQILKTACISHGVDKKDILELALDEFKMCQSIYQKELTDLERWTKENKLDQLKFARQKVAYCYLAASGVMQINIIFSEKMQKFDIDLHGFWQWLSLLKSMMEEAEWLRNKSVPTLDEYMENGYVSFALGPIIIPALYFIVPDLPEDIVDDPEYQNLYRLVSTGGRLLNDIHSLERGKEGKLNSVALRILHGNSSVSEEEAKRDTMNLINSTRCELLRMVLQNKASVVPRACKEFFWNMSRTMHLIYLRTDGFSSPKEMVSAVNAVIYEPLDVSHLF; this is encoded by the exons ATGGATCCGTTAACCTGGATAAATTATCTCAACATATACATACTCTTCAAAATGTTTGTGCTCATCAGTACTGAAATTTGGCAATTCAG AAATGAAATAAAGAGCATTTTGGATCAAACGTACAG GGGTTGGGTGCAGAAGGATGAGGACTTTATGTCCAACGTTAGCACTTGTGCACTTGCCTGTCGTCTTCTTAGAATGGATGGATATGATGTCACTTCTG AGTATTTAGCTCAATATGAAGAAAGAAACAGTGTTGATAATTCAATGGAAGGGTACAAGATAGATGTGAATGCTGTTCTTGAACTATTTAAGGCTTCACATGTTAAAATTTTCCCGCCAGAAGAAGTTCTTGATAAACTGAATTCCTGGACAAGCCATTTTTTAAGAGAGGAACTCTCCACTTTTATGACAAATGATCTCCAAAATGTTTTCAAAGAA GTTGATTATGCTCTAAAGTTTCCCTTGTATGCTAACTTGGATCGTCTAGAGCACAAGAGAAATATTGAGCAAAGCCGAATTGAAGACTTTCAGATTCTCAAAACTGCATGCAT TTCACATGGAGTTGATAAGAAAGATATCTTAGAATTGGCACTGGATGAGTTCAAAATGTGTCAATCCATTTACCAGAAAGAACTCACAGATCTTGAGag GTGGACCAAAGAAAATAAGTTGGATCAGTTAAAATTTGCCCGGCAGAAAGTAGCGTATTGCTATCTCGCAGCTTCAG GTGTGATGCAAATTAATATTATCTTTTCT GAAAAGATGCAGAAGTTTGACATTGATTTGCATGGTTTCTGGCAGTGGCTTAGTTTGTTGAAGTCCATGATGGAAGAGGCAGAGTGGCTAAGGAACAAGTCAGTACCTACTTTGGATGAATACATGGAAAATGGATATGTATCATTTGCACTGGGGCCGATCATTATCCCGGCACTATATTTTATTGTGCCAGATCTTCCAGAAGATATTGTCGATGATCCTGAGTATCAAAATTTATACAGACTAGTGAGCACTGGCGGCAGACTCCTTAACGACATTCACAGTTTGGAG AGAGGGAAGGAAGGGAAATTGAACAGTGTAGCATTGCGCATCCTTCATGGCAATAGTTCTGTTTCGGAAGAGGAGGCTAAGCGAGATACAATGAATCTCATTAACTCTACCAGGTGTGAACTGCTAAGAATGGTGCTGCAGAACAAGGCTAGTGTTGTTCCAAGAGCTTGCAAGGAATTCTTTTGGAACATGAGCAGAACAATGcacttgatttatttgagaACTGATGGATTCTCATCACCAAAAGAGATGGTGAGTGCTGTGAATGCTGTGATTTATGAACCTCTTGATGTAAGCCATCTTTTCTGA
- the LOC120250249 gene encoding haloacid dehalogenase-like hydrolase domain-containing protein 3, whose amino-acid sequence MSILRKLRCITVDVTGTLIAYKGELGDYYCMAAKSVGLPCPDYKRMHEGFKTAYTDMAKRYPCFGYAAKMPNVDWWRSCVKDSFVKAGYEYDDETFDKVFKRIYSSFGSSAPYSVFPDSQPFLRWARQKGLTIGLVSNAEYRYQDVILPALGLNKGSEWDFGVFSGMVGVEKPDPRIYEIALEMAGNVAPEEVLHIGDSMRKDYIPAKTLGMHALLLDRFKTKDAESWRQAGAPVFPDLVAVQDWLAKEDNVAARLN is encoded by the exons ATGTCAATCCTTCGGAAGTTAAGGTGTATAACTGTTGATGTTACTGGAACGTTGATAGCTTACAAAGGAGAACTCGGAGATTACTATTGCATGGCAGCCAAGTCAGTGGGGTTGCCTTGTCCCGATTACAAGCGCATGCATGAAGGCTTTAAGACTGCATATACAGACATGGCAAAACGATATCCATGTTTTGGATATGCCGCGAAAATGCCCAATGTTGATTGGTGGAGATCGTGTGTCAAGGACTCTTTTGTGAAG GCTGGGTATGAGTACGATGATGAGACATTTGACAAGGTGTTCAAACGAATATATTCATCATTTGGTTCTTCTGCGCCATATTCAGTATTTCCAGACTCACAACCCTTCCTCAGATGGGCACGCCAAAAGGGGTTAACTATTGGACTTGTTAGCAATGCAGAGTACCGATATCAAGATGTTATTCTTCCTGCATTGGGACTAAATAAG GGATCGGAGTGGGACTTTGGTGTGTTCTCTGGCATGGTAGGTGTAGAAAAACCTGATCCCAGGATTTATGAGATTGCACTGGAGATGGCTGGGAATGTTGCGCCAGAAGAAGTACTGCATATCGGGGATAGCATGCGCAAAGACTACATACCAGCTAAAACCTTAGGGATGCATGCACTGCTATTGGACAGATTTAAGACAAAGGACGCGGAGAGTTGGAGACAAGCCGGTGCGCCTGTGTTTCCCGACCTTGTTGCAGTGCAGGATTGGCTTGCCAAGGAGGACAATGTTGCTGCTCGcctgaattaa